The segment AGGTCTTTAAAGATACGATCGATGACAAACCTGCAAAAGTCTCGCCTGAATTTCTTGTTGTGAGAACAAACCAAACTAGAGGTAAAACTGGCTCTTAAGTATTCAGCACAGAAAGatcagtttgtgtttatgtattttttgtggAAGTAGTGACTGGCAGAGTAAAATATGAGTAATTTTGAAAGACTCCTCCTAAAcctattattttaaaaatcatctGCTTACGGCAAAGGAAATCAATTTGATGTTATCTTTCAACAACAAGGTAAGTGCTCAAAACAAGACATCAAAAGTTATAGcctaaataaaatttaaaaagaggaaaaggtaaataaagtaaACCATCCatgacttaaaaaaatacagttaaaagttcaagttagaaaaaaaaaagctagtaAGTGTACCTTGAGTCAGAAGTTTAACTGTCCATCTATTGTGTTATATTCTGTCATTCTCATCTACAAATTATAGATTACagattctgaccaatcacattcCGCTTTGCTCAGCCATTATCCAATAGCCTTCGAGCTTGTACGATTACGACAGAAAGCAACAAGAAGTTTCCAAAATGGGGCTTGAAAGTACTATGGTCTGGTAAGAACTCTACAAATGCctcattttgtgtatttgttgatCTGTTAGAGGCTCATAGAGaaacataataaataattacTCTTATAAACAGTTCTTTGACCTGAATTTTGAGTTCATCTCTCGGTTAAGTGGCTGATAACTGACGCTGACGCTTAGCCAGGCTAACGCAGTGTCGACCGGCTGAGTCATTGTCGCTAAAGTTAGCTCAGATTTGCTGTCCTAATAAAGTCTTTGTGTAGCTGTCACATGTACAGAGACACTTGTAAACGCGATTCCTCACACTGTTGTGCTTCATATTGATTGAATCAACTGATAACCCCGATTAATTGGTCGTTTCGACCAGCGACTTACGTGGTGTCACCTCTTGCTATCGTTAGCCATCCATGCTAATGCTGTTTTTATATGATAGCGGCAGCTGTTTAAGGTTGTTGAACGCCAACTAGGGACCTCGGTGAAGAAGACAGATTTTTCCCACATAGATCTAATGGTGAAGAGGGACCGAGCTGACCTACATATGTAAAATAGCTGCTAGGcctatgctaactagctaactatgGGAATGACATGTCaactgctaacgttagctgtgtcAGCTCCACGTTAAACTGATATTTCCTTCTCAGTGTGGACAACAGTGAATACATGAGAAATGGAGACTTTCTACCAACGAGGCTACAGGCTCAACAGGATGCTGTCAACATTGTTTGCCACTCTAAAACACGAAGCAATCCAGAAAACAATGTGGGCCTCATCACTATGGCAAAGTAAGCTCTCAAAGAGGGTCTGACAATCCTCATGTCACTTGAACAACACGTCATAGCACAATTAGTTTTGCTGTACATTGTTACTGATGATGGATAACTGTaggtgtttgtcttgttttcattCAGTAACTGTGAGGTCCTGACCACACTGACACCAGATTCTGGACGCATCCTGTCCAAACTCCACGCTGTCCAGCCCAAAGGAAAGATCTGCTTCTGCACAGGCATCAGAGTGGCCCATGTGTGTAACTTGGATGTTACTGattaaaatgattgtttttaatttaggaGAATGCCTCCATTTAGCAGTTActaaattgataaataaaagGGTTTTGCTTTCTTTGAATAGTCATGTGTTTGTTATGCTTCTCCTGTGTAGCTGGCTCTAAAACACAGACAAGGAAAAAACCACAAGATGAGGATCATCGCCTTTGTTGGGAGTCCTGTGGAGGATAATGAAAAAGATGTGAGTTCAAAGTCCTGTATCACATTTTGTGGTTATCCCACAGAGGTTAATGTTTTTATACCAATTATACATTATAGGTTTAACACATTCTCCCACTGTCTAAACCTGCCAATGTATGTCTGTCTTTATTCATCCCAACCTGCTGGTTTTGCAGCTGGTCAAGTTGGCAAAGCGcttgaaaaaagagaaagtgaatgtggaTATTATCAACTTCGGAGAAGAGGTGAGTAAATGAAAGCATGATGTTGCATTTTCGTGGTTTCCATACCTGACATTTCTTCCCATTTAGAAATTGAGTGTTTAACTTGTCTTGCCATCTGTctccaactgtttttttttttgttttttttcaggagcTGAACACAGAGAAGCTGACTGCTTTTATAAATACTTTAAATGGGAAGGAGGGGACAGGCTCCCACCTGGTCACAGTTCCTCCAGGGCCCAGTCTGGCTGATGCATTGCTCTCCTCTCCCATCCTGGCTGGTGAAGGAGGCTCTATGATGGGTCTTGGTGCTAGCGACTTTGAGTTTGGTGTGGATCCCAGTGCCGATCCAGAACTTGCCCTGGTAAGCAATATAAGGATGTGTGTCAAGCGCCAGCAGACTTTTTACAGCATAAATATTGGCCAAGATATATTGACTCAAGAGAGACAATCAAGGGTTCCTTCAAAGGAAACAATCCTGTTTGTTACAGTAACtcagaaatgtgaaaacataGCTTATTATGAACTAATGATATACAGTAGTTGTACAAATAGAGCAGAAAACTAATTAGATACTCAAACACCAATGTATGAGATGCTGTTTACATAGCAAAGACATGTATCAGCTCCTTGGAACCAGTCTGAGGTTAGAAACTTATCCACACGTAGGAGGCCAATGTGATGCTGCAAATAGggtttttttgtccacctgccactgtaaATGGTGAATTAAAAACTCACTTGATTGCAGTTGTTTTTTGACTGGTGAGTAAAGCAAATCTAGCAGTCACTTGCATATTTtgccagcatttggctggtggctgatGCTAATTTCCAACCTTGGCTGCatagtaataaaaatagcaACACTAAAGGAATGTGTCGCTGTTCCTCACTAAAATCTCATTGCTGCAAAGAGAGAGTTTAATAAAGACCATGACAGGCTATGGGCATCCTTGAGAAATGGCCAGGGATGCAAGAAACTTGAGTTCTGAATTGCTCAGTTGTTTTGTTAGCAAAAAAAATAGAGCAAGAAGACATGCCCTTTGCCTCCACCTCTCACTGTGCTGTCTCTGCATTCATGTAGGCCCTTCGTGTATCAATGGAGGAGCAGCGACAGAGGCAGGAGGAAGAGGCCCGCAGAGCTGCTGTTGCTTCTGCAGCTGAGGCGGGCATGCCCACACCCAGCGCAGACGGTAATTGGAGGATTGACAGACAGTAGCTTTCACttatgacacaatgctgatttgATGGGATGACACTTAGTTTGGATTGATTTTCACACAGAGTCAGAAGAGGCCTTACTGAAGATGTCAGTATCTCAGCCTGAGAGTGGTGCGGCAGTGCTTCCTGACTTCAGCAGCatgacagaggaggagcagatTGCCTACGCCATGCAGATGTCTCTTGCTGGAGGAGGTGCGTTCCATTTGATTATCATAGAAATGTATGCTCTTTTTGTCACTTGTGGTAACTAAGCTGCTGGTGTGTCTGTGAAGATAATAAGCTCTTTTCACTTGTTCTGCGAACAGAGTATGGAGAAATGGATACAGAAGCCCCCATGGACACTGCAGAATCTGCCAAGGTGAGACATTATATGTTTCAAATGAAACTGTAAAGCAATTGTGAAATTGGGCTCTCCTGGCCCCTGTGCATTCTCACAGAGTTGCAAGAAGTAGAGGAGTTAGTTCTGGCATCCACAGTCTGAGAGGGAAAAGTGAATCAGTATTTACAAATGAGCTCCTGCATCAGATGATATCTTAAAAAGTCAGAGGTACAGGCCTGTGTACATAGAAACGTGTTTGACTCCCAAGGTGAATGGTAACGGTAAGTGGAAGCTAaagatttttacattttctcccAATTGCAACAACAAAGTTtgacattatgacatttttaatttgaaaatgttgaaatgtaaacactgagGGCCTCTCTAATGTAATGGTTAGAGCACTCGTCTTCCATGCTGAAGGTCCAGGGTTTgaatcctgctggggtcgacgtcagcaaaggcatgcggtCGCTAGAGGTTCCCACCGCCAAATCAAAGGGGATCAGATttatctgagccaagtcctcaacgaGGGCACTTCTCAAGCAAGCCCATCGTAGACAGGAGGTTGCAGACATAAAAAGCggaatgaaatgtaaaaacactacTGGAGCCAGTGGCGTATGAGATGAGCAGGCATAGTTTGGGTACTCAAAACCTCTTAAATGAAGACCTAATTCATTCTAATCTATGTTATCCTCTATTGTAATTGAATAGGAGGAAGATGACTATGACGTCATGCAAGACCCTGAGTTCCTTCAGAGCGTCTTGGAGAACCTGCCTGGTGTTGACCCAAACAACGAGGCCATCCGCAACGCCATGGGCTCCCTGGCCTCCCAGACTGGAAACAAGCCAGAGGGCAAAAAGgatgaagagaagaagaagtgaggaACTAAAGAGACGGACACAATCTTTAGACATCATCTAGAAAAAAACAACGGAACAATTGCAGACTAATGCAGGATTACtttaatatatgaaaatattgCTGATGCATTGTCGCACTGATAGGCCAGCATGAGACAGCATTCTGACATTTAATACCATCTTTTTCTGTCAGACTCAAAAGCACCAGTGTAACAGTACTGAATGACTAGTGTAAAATTGGACTGCCCTGTAATATAAATTGATATCATCCTAAACATGTAATATGGCCCCACTCTCATATTGCCTTGTACGCTCTTTACCCCACATTTTGTCTACATGGTATAATTACTGATAATTGACCCATGAGGAGAGAGACTTTGTGATGACAGGCTCTTAAACAGTTAGCCACACTCCTgtcatgtctttgtgttttttgcaataAAAGCTATGTATAAATATGTTGCCTCTTGGTGTTCTTGTTGCCCTCAGGTTAGATCCTCATACTGCTGACAAGTGCTGTAAGTAGACTGGGTGGACAGAAAGGTGTGTGCTATGCAGAGACACCTGGTCAAAGGGTTCCTCGTGAGGTTTAAAAATAGCTCAGTGAGGACATGTATTAATGTTTTATGTCAATCACAGTAGAAATAATATACGTGTCGTTTGCAGCATCCTCCATGCATTTTTCCAGCGCTATCTCATCCTGATAGGATGTCTCCGGTCACGTGACGGGAAGCGCAGCATTTTCAGCTGAAAACGAGCTAGGATAGTCGGGAATCGCATATCCAGGTAAACAatcaaaatacatgaaatattaaacGTAAATCCCCATCCCAGCCATCCTCTTCTGTGACATCGTCGACCCTACGATCACCGGGTTGTTCTCGCTGTCAAACCATACCTCAGCAAACCGCtccagttgctttttttaatggcgaacgctagctagttagctaaatgACCCCTCTCTGTCTTGGCTGGAGCTCAGCGGCCAGCTAGCCAGCTTCAGTCGGGAAGGAATATCGCTAGCTCAAAATAACCGAGGTCGCTGCTACGAGACGCTGTCCCGGTTGAACTGACTCTCTAACGGTCACCACTGCAAACCGAAGCATGCACTAAAAGCACTGTAGGAGCAGTGTGTCCCATTCATAGCAAATTAGTGCTGAACCTGTTACCAGAGGAGGGGTTGGATGCAGAAACGCCGCCGCTAGCGCGCTAGCTGGCTAACAGAGATGCTAGTGCAGGATCCTGATAGCttagctagcttccctgataacAAGCTAACCAGCTTTAGCTTGTTAGTTTGTGTCAAATGAAGATGCATGCAAGACTTTTTATGCGCGGAATTAAcgaaaatgtattcattttaaagACTATGGTcgattttaatgttttgcatATTGAGGTATTGTAGCATGCTAGCAAGGCAGAGCTTGATGGACAACAACACAGGCAGAGTCATGCCAGTGTATTTTGTTTCCTGCTGCTACTATGTGAAtgaatctgtgtttttacaggaGTTAATCCCGGTATGGGGGACATGAAGACCCCAGATTTTGATGACCTGTTGGCAGCATTTGACATTCCTGACATAGATGCCAAAGAGGCCATCCAGTCTGCCCCAGATGAGGCAGAGGGACCCCATGGAGCTGCAGGTGCACCCCTGGGAAAGTCAGACGGCGTGGTGGGTGTTGGCTCATCCTTGAGACCGCCGAGCCCCTCAGACCCCCAGGCAGACACCTCAATTGTTAGTGTGATTGTGAAGAATAAAGTGCGCCTTGAGACCGTAGATGGTGGGGAGGGAGACACAGAGCAGGACCCTATTGATGTGATTGCAGGGGTAGATGTGGGTCCAAGACTAGGTGCGTGTGCCCCTGGAATGGCTGAATCTGAGGCACTCAACCACAACGGTTTTGGGGCGTCTGGTGTTTCTACGCCCCTTCCCCTCAGCCAGACCCAGTCTAACGGAGCGCCATGGTCAATTAACACCCCTAAAGTGTCCTCAGAGGCAGCAGGTGCTGGCGCAGCCAAGTCTCACAAGTCAGGAGGGAACATTTTCAACAGACTTAAACCACTTGTGGCACAGGGGTCTGGAGATCCAGTGGGCCGGGCCAGGAAGATGCAACTcctacagcagcagcaccagcagcagcaggatacaGGCCAAGAGAGGGCAGATGGTGTCAAAGCATCATTaccctcatcttcctctctgtcagctgGGTCGTCTCCTCTGGCTGGAGGCGGGGCCGTCGGACTAGCCTCGCCTTTCTTTCCCCCTTCCAAGCCTCTGCTTCCTACTCCACCCTCTGCCCTCTCGTCCCACCCGCTGCACTCATCTCAGCCTTTTAATGGAGGTCCCAAAGGTGCCCCTGCTGGATTTCagcaccagcagatggaggagGATGATTCTGACCCTGATTTGGGGAGTCCACTGGTGATCCAAGAGAACCCAGACTCCCCGACTTGCACTCAGCTAAGCCGACGATACAAGTCGGATTCTGTCTCAACGCAGCCCACATCCTCTACTGCATCTCATCCTAAACCTGGGGACACTCCTTCAGGGGCATCTCTGACTTCATCAACACCCCAGTCTGGTTCAGCAGAGAGTCCCCAGCTGGAGGACAGGCATCCAGAACACGTCATAGAGGAGAGAGACTCACCAGAGAGTCCTGAACCAGAGATGCCAAAATCAACTGCTCAAGTAGCAGCTAAGAGGTGCTCCAGCCCTGCAGTGGCCTCCACTCCACCCCCTTCTGAACTGCGGGAGcccaaagaggaggaggaagagatggaagTGGGAAACGGGATAGAGAAGGTCACAGATGGCAAAACTGACAAGGAAGAAAATGGGAGAACAAGTGAGGAGAAGATGGAGGTAGATGATGGCAAGCCTAAACCTCCTGCCACTGACGGAGGGGAAGCAGGTGTTGCTGTACCAGCTGCTTCTGGAGCTCCAGCCCGACCCCTCAAagtcagaataaaaacaattaaaacatccACAGGTGGAATCACCAGAACTGTCACGAGGGTGGCGCCTAAAGGTGGTGCTGCGGGGAAAGGTTTGGACCCTAAAGCTCAAACTGGGGAACGTAAGGTGTTAGGAAACAAGGCCCAAAAACTTGAAGGTTCCCCTGGTCACATGACGACAACTTCCCAGAAAGTAAGTGCTCTCAATGCTTTGCCTGTGTCTACGCTCGCAGCCAGCAGCGTCATGCTAGCTGCCGCCACGAAAgtccaaaacaaaatggctgcatCTGACAAGGCCAAGGTGTCTGCGACTGCTGTAAGCATCACTAAATCTGCTGCCCTGCCTGCAACTCCCGCTGTGGCCTCCTCTCCAAAGTTCTCAGTTGCTGCTGGAGGAATAAGCGTACGTACAGCCACTAATAAGACAGCTAATGGAGGTAGCAGCACCATCATCGGCGGTGCCCTCCAGCCAAACAAACCCGCCTCCATCGTCAACAGCACAGGTGCTGTCATCTCCCGCAGTCAGTCAAGCCTTGTTGAGGCTTTTAACAAAATTCTTAACAGTAAGAACCTTTTGCCGAGCTACAAACCCGACCTCTCGGCACCTCCACCACCTGAATGGGGTCTCCCGCTCCCAGCAACAGGATATCGCTGCCTGGAGTGCGGAGATGCTTTCGCCCTGGAGCGCAGCCTGGCTCGACACTACGACAGACGATCACTCCGTATCGAGGTGACCTGTAACCATTGTGCTAAGAGGTTGGCCTTCTTCAATAAGTGCAGTCTTCTGCTGCATGCCAGGGAGCATAAGGAGCGTGGGCTGGTCATGCAGTGCTCACACCTGGTCATGAGGCCTGTCACTGTAGAGCAGATGATTGGACAGCAGGACATAACACCCATCGGTGGTAAGTAGAGTGGGAGCTAACAGTTATTGAAATAATtgtttaaagctacagtttgtaacttttatgaaaagacaAATGGTCTTTGAAAAAATCAAACTCCCGCTCTTCCTCATAGTGCTTCTAATTGTATTTGCAAGAATCCATCTcatgtgaacaaaaacagccaatcagaactgAGGCAGCTGGCAGTCACTGCTCGTTAATTacagtcaaactaggcagcgctgatcaaatatgaaccaaaattttgttactgcattgcctatttctcacctcagtgttttcagaaacatattttagtgtactgtttagctgtaaaatgagaatgtttgctCTGGCTGGTGTGGTGTGCTTTGTTTTAACTCAGCTGTTTCAACATGACTGTTGGATCACAAaccttctcattttacagctaaacagtacaccaaaatatgtttctaaaaatgtGTCGGGGGAGAattaggcaatgcagtaacagaatcttgactcatatttgatcagcgctgtctagtttgacaatttgaccacagttcaggagctgtgattgacatgattgagaGCTGCGTTAGTCTTCTCAGCTCTGATTAGCTATTTTCGTTCAGGTGTGGTGGATACTTGCAAATGCCAATAGTGGCACTAGGAGATTATCTGTATCATATAATACTGCATggatagtgacagtttcaacaaagaaaacaaaaagttatttttatagaagttaCCAATTGTAATTTTAAACACTTGTGTTTTCATGATGATttaatcaaaaaataatttagtcaataaaatgtcagaaaatagagaaaTTTGCCAATAACAGTCTCCCAGGACCCAATGTTGCATCGTcaggtttttcttgttttgtccgaccaaAAGTCAAAAACTCAAAGATAAGACAAACCGAGAAAAGCATAAAATTCTCACATTTTGATAAGTCATTAACAGaattttttcaataaattacaaatgatcGATCATTAAATtgtatgttaattttttttttttcaattgattGACAAAGTAATTGCCCATTCGTTGCAGCCCCAGAATGAGTTCTGCATGAAGTGTGTTTGATGCTTTTGCAGTCAACATTCAGTTATGGTGTTAACATCATGCTACAGCTGCAACctgtcagttattttctcaattaattgtttGCTCTATAAAACATCAGTAAATAGTGAAAACTATCCATCAAATTTCTCTGAGACATCTTCAGATCGCTTGTTTTGGCTGCTCAATAGTCCAAAAcctaaagatattcagtttactgtcataaaagatttttaaaaactggcaAATATTGTGAAAGTGAGGAGCTGGAGCTACACAGTCAGGggcatttttgtttaaaaaatgacaagcaattaatcaataaaacatcttgcctgtacattttctgttgattgactaattgtttcagctctacatGATATATTTTAGTTTCTGTTAAAGCAGAGAACAGCAAGAACCACAAAAATAAGTTATTTTGgtgatatttcattaaaaaaaatatatatatatatattcctcTTTCATTTGCGATTCATCTCCATTGACCACGTCCCATCTGTCTCTTCTGATTTCCACCTGTGGATGACCAGGCCTGCTCTCCTCTtcgtcctcctctcctccagtcTCCTCTCCTTCCACCACATCCGGGGGCCCCGCCGTCTCCGCCAACTCCAGCCCAATGAAGGATGCTTCATccccagcagcagctcagcctcGGCCGGTCCGCCGCACACCTCAGGGCCCCCAAGCACTGATGCCTCTGCCTTGCAAAAAGGCAGAAGGGCTGCAGTACAACAACTTCAAATGTCCAGAGTGCCAAACACAGTTCTCTGGAAAGGCTGAGCTGGTCACCCACTTTCAGCAGATCAGAGCTGCTCCCAACTCAGTGAGTCTTTGTGTCAGGCTGCTGATAACCTGCTGTTATGAAATGCTGGTGGTCACTGTTTGACTTcactttttgtttctgtttcagacATGTACACAATGCTCGCCTCCCATGATGCTGCCCAACTCGTGTGCCGTGTCCGCCCACCAGAGGATCCATAAACACAGAGCGCCGCATGTCTGTCCTGAGTGTGGTGGGATCGCCCGGCAGGCCAGCTTCCAGACCCACCTGGAGGAGGCCTGTCTGCACTTTGCCAGGCGCATTGGATACAGGTGTTGAGACACGTCCtcaaacatcacacacatgaATCCTACAGTAGCACTGTAATGATTTGCTAAAAGATCGTATCACATAGCTTCAGGTAGCACAAAAAAGAGCACCATTTAGTTATTTCAGTGTAGCGGTTGTTTTAGGATACTACATTTAAAATTGTTTTCCTGTCCATGCGATATCACATCACATCGTGTATCATGAACTTGTCCAGGTGCTCAAGCTGCCAGGTCGTGTTCGGAGGGTTGAACTCCATCAAGTCACACATTCAGACCGCTCACTGCGAGGTCTTCCACAAGTGCCCCAGCTGCCCCATGGCCTTCAAGTCTTCCCCCAGCGCCCAGAGCCACATCAGCACCCAGCACCCAACACTCACTGGAGGACAGGCCAAGTATGTATACTTCTACGACCAAAACAATACATGGCACATTTTCAGCCCTTTCTTAAAGGTCAGAGGATGTTTAAAACCTATGATCATAAATCTGAAAGTAGTTCCCTGATATATAAATTCTTTTGTATTTCTCTTCTTTTGCAGAATGATCTACaagtgtgtgatgtgtgatacGGTTTTTACCCAAAAACCCTTGCTGTACATGCACTTTGACACTCATTTAGCCAAGCAAAAAGTGCATGTGTTCAAGTGTCCTGACTGCACGAAGCTCTATGCCCAGAAAGGATCGATGATGGAGCATATTAAGGTGCGTTTTCTGATTAGAAACATCACACATTTTA is part of the Epinephelus moara isolate mb chromosome 22, YSFRI_EMoa_1.0, whole genome shotgun sequence genome and harbors:
- the LOC126384151 gene encoding 26S proteasome non-ATPase regulatory subunit 4, encoding MGLESTMVCVDNSEYMRNGDFLPTRLQAQQDAVNIVCHSKTRSNPENNVGLITMANNCEVLTTLTPDSGRILSKLHAVQPKGKICFCTGIRVAHLALKHRQGKNHKMRIIAFVGSPVEDNEKDLVKLAKRLKKEKVNVDIINFGEEELNTEKLTAFINTLNGKEGTGSHLVTVPPGPSLADALLSSPILAGEGGSMMGLGASDFEFGVDPSADPELALALRVSMEEQRQRQEEEARRAAVASAAEAGMPTPSADESEEALLKMSVSQPESGAAVLPDFSSMTEEEQIAYAMQMSLAGGEYGEMDTEAPMDTAESAKEEDDYDVMQDPEFLQSVLENLPGVDPNNEAIRNAMGSLASQTGNKPEGKKDEEKKK
- the znf687b gene encoding zinc finger protein 687b isoform X2, yielding MGDMKTPDFDDLLAAFDIPDIDAKEAIQSAPDEAEGPHGAAGAPLGKSDGVVGVGSSLRPPSPSDPQADTSIVSVIVKNKVRLETVDGGEGDTEQDPIDVIAGVDVGPRLGACAPGMAESEALNHNGFGASGVSTPLPLSQTQSNGAPWSINTPKVSSEAAGAGAAKSHKSGGNIFNRLKPLVAQGSGDPVGRARKMQLLQQQHQQQQDTGQERADGVKASLPSSSSLSAGSSPLAGGGAVGLASPFFPPSKPLLPTPPSALSSHPLHSSQPFNGGPKGAPAGFQHQQMEEDDSDPDLGSPLVIQENPDSPTCTQLSRRYKSDSVSTQPTSSTASHPKPGDTPSGASLTSSTPQSGSAESPQLEDRHPEHVIEERDSPESPEPEMPKSTAQVAAKRCSSPAVASTPPPSELREPKEEEEEMEVGNGIEKVTDGKTDKEENGRTSEEKMEVDDGKPKPPATDGGEAGVAVPAASGAPARPLKVRIKTIKTSTGGITRTVTRVAPKGGAAGKGLDPKAQTGERKVLGNKAQKLEGSPGHMTTTSQKVSALNALPVSTLAASSVMLAAATKVQNKMAASDKAKVSATAVSITKSAALPATPAVASSPKFSVAAGGISVRTATNKTANGGSSTIIGGALQPNKPASIVNSTGAVISRSQSSLVEAFNKILNSKNLLPSYKPDLSAPPPPEWGLPLPATGYRCLECGDAFALERSLARHYDRRSLRIEVTCNHCAKRLAFFNKCSLLLHAREHKERGLVMQCSHLVMRPVTVEQMIGQQDITPIGVSSPSTTSGGPAVSANSSPMKDASSPAAAQPRPVRRTPQGPQALMPLPCKKAEGLQYNNFKCPECQTQFSGKAELVTHFQQIRAAPNSTCTQCSPPMMLPNSCAVSAHQRIHKHRAPHVCPECGGIARQASFQTHLEEACLHFARRIGYRCSSCQVVFGGLNSIKSHIQTAHCEVFHKCPSCPMAFKSSPSAQSHISTQHPTLTGGQAKMIYKCVMCDTVFTQKPLLYMHFDTHLAKQKVHVFKCPDCTKLYAQKGSMMEHIKTAHRGPSAKQTESQSDASNPASAPANTSGPSGLKSKSSGKPDNSDGEDWGREQEEEEEEEEEDDDEDEDYEAPGANSTAPGAGSHPPPQTEWTCPQCQTTFTDNDDYLSHVKMEHGKFPCRICGGTFSTSSSLRRHERVIHEGNKRVFHCQYCTEGKRTFGSRFLLDKHIRLHHRTTDGQDRPMTRKRAATGAEGQGSSSEQDGEGGPPGVRAGDEEENATEEGEEGAAGPAKRTRASVASASSAPNEPEEEDNIFRCVPCGFTTEDGAEFQRHIPQHRADTASFQCLQCGVCFASAGSLSRHRFITHRVRDTQGDADRSTPRAHGSPDGSPAGSPQAQGEDGDGNLGCKVCGRRFDKASDLNTHFRTHGMAFLTAHKTDKPQ
- the znf687b gene encoding zinc finger protein 687b isoform X1: MGDMKTPDFDDLLAAFDIPDIDAKEAIQSAPDEAEGPHGAAGAPLGKSDGVVGVGSSLRPPSPSDPQADTSIVSVIVKNKVRLETVDGGEGDTEQDPIDVIAGVDVGPRLGACAPGMAESEALNHNGFGASGVSTPLPLSQTQSNGAPWSINTPKVSSEAAGAGAAKSHKSGGNIFNRLKPLVAQGSGDPVGRARKMQLLQQQHQQQQDTGQERADGVKASLPSSSSLSAGSSPLAGGGAVGLASPFFPPSKPLLPTPPSALSSHPLHSSQPFNGGPKGAPAGFQHQQMEEDDSDPDLGSPLVIQENPDSPTCTQLSRRYKSDSVSTQPTSSTASHPKPGDTPSGASLTSSTPQSGSAESPQLEDRHPEHVIEERDSPESPEPEMPKSTAQVAAKRCSSPAVASTPPPSELREPKEEEEEMEVGNGIEKVTDGKTDKEENGRTSEEKMEVDDGKPKPPATDGGEAGVAVPAASGAPARPLKVRIKTIKTSTGGITRTVTRVAPKGGAAGKGLDPKAQTGERKVLGNKAQKLEGSPGHMTTTSQKVSALNALPVSTLAASSVMLAAATKVQNKMAASDKAKVSATAVSITKSAALPATPAVASSPKFSVAAGGISVRTATNKTANGGSSTIIGGALQPNKPASIVNSTGAVISRSQSSLVEAFNKILNSKNLLPSYKPDLSAPPPPEWGLPLPATGYRCLECGDAFALERSLARHYDRRSLRIEVTCNHCAKRLAFFNKCSLLLHAREHKERGLVMQCSHLVMRPVTVEQMIGQQDITPIGGLLSSSSSSPPVSSPSTTSGGPAVSANSSPMKDASSPAAAQPRPVRRTPQGPQALMPLPCKKAEGLQYNNFKCPECQTQFSGKAELVTHFQQIRAAPNSTCTQCSPPMMLPNSCAVSAHQRIHKHRAPHVCPECGGIARQASFQTHLEEACLHFARRIGYRCSSCQVVFGGLNSIKSHIQTAHCEVFHKCPSCPMAFKSSPSAQSHISTQHPTLTGGQAKMIYKCVMCDTVFTQKPLLYMHFDTHLAKQKVHVFKCPDCTKLYAQKGSMMEHIKTAHRGPSAKQTESQSDASNPASAPANTSGPSGLKSKSSGKPDNSDGEDWGREQEEEEEEEEEDDDEDEDYEAPGANSTAPGAGSHPPPQTEWTCPQCQTTFTDNDDYLSHVKMEHGKFPCRICGGTFSTSSSLRRHERVIHEGNKRVFHCQYCTEGKRTFGSRFLLDKHIRLHHRTTDGQDRPMTRKRAATGAEGQGSSSEQDGEGGPPGVRAGDEEENATEEGEEGAAGPAKRTRASVASASSAPNEPEEEDNIFRCVPCGFTTEDGAEFQRHIPQHRADTASFQCLQCGVCFASAGSLSRHRFITHRVRDTQGDADRSTPRAHGSPDGSPAGSPQAQGEDGDGNLGCKVCGRRFDKASDLNTHFRTHGMAFLTAHKTDKPQ